The Corythoichthys intestinalis isolate RoL2023-P3 chromosome 1, ASM3026506v1, whole genome shotgun sequence genome has a segment encoding these proteins:
- the tmem9b gene encoding transmembrane protein 9B, giving the protein MKAVVFLHTFFCWSFLLLDQVTAKNSEDIRCKCICPPYRDIQGQIYKQNVSLKDCNCLHVVEPMPVDGNDVEAYCLRCECKYEERSSGTIKVTIIIYLSILGLLLLYMVYLTLLEPILKRRLFGHSQLIQSDDDVGDQQPFANAHNVLSRSHSRPNMLNKVEHAQQRWRRQVQEQRKSVFDRHVVLS; this is encoded by the exons ATGAAGGCCGTGGTTTTCCTCCACACTTTTTTCTGTTggagttttttgcttttagacCAAGTGACAGCGAAG AATTCCGAAGACATCCGTTGCAAATGTATCTGTCCGCCATACAGAGATATCCAGGGACAGATTTACAAGCAGAACGTGTCCCTCAAAGACTG TAACTGTCTGCATGTTGTGGAACCAATGCCAGTGGATGGAAATGACGTGGAGGCTTACTGTTTACGTTGTGAGTGTAAATATGAGGAGAGAAGCTCAGGCACTATTAAG GTCACCATCATAATTTACCTGTCCATTTTGGGCCTGCTGCTTCTTTACATGGTCTACCTGACGCTATTGGAGCCCATCTTAAAGAGACGCCTGTTTGGACACTCGCAACTCATCCAAAGTGACGATGATGTCGGG gaccagCAACCTTTTGCGAACGCTCACAACGTCCTGTCGCGCTCACACTCGCGTCCCAACATGCTGAACAAAGTGGAGCACGCCCAGCAGCGCTGGCGGAGGCAGGTCCAGGAACAGAGAAAGTCTGTGTTCGACCGCCATGTTGTCCTCAGTTAA